A stretch of Macadamia integrifolia cultivar HAES 741 chromosome 7, SCU_Mint_v3, whole genome shotgun sequence DNA encodes these proteins:
- the LOC122083180 gene encoding uncharacterized protein LOC122083180, producing the protein MITLFCYNFCAPFCTKSSGCVGSEFCGLVAVGISMGFGDFVSSSTERDMAAKERMVTEWEITNQHGHSQPQEDDLIQRYQALGMEFHDAVSVVKVFSKYKDILVTAEKRMLPPDQAEKPWKNGLITFAAFLIFRSFSLLLFIILLPFTQNGSIKFWVACALSALALAIPSLAKAKIAGQNYVLSIAGTIFNGVIAVASAYFIGWALLQ; encoded by the exons ATGATTACTCTGTTTTGTTATAATTTCTGTGCTCCTTTCTGTACCAAATCCAGTGGATGTGTTGGTTCTGAGTTTTGCGGATTGGTGGCGGTTGGGATTTCAATGGGTTTTGGGGATTTTGTGTCCAGTAGCACGGAGAGGGACATGGCTGCAAAGGAGAGGATGGTCACTGAGTGGGAGATCACTAACCAGCATGGACACTCACAGCCACAGGAAGATGACTTAATCCAGAGATATCAAGCTCTTGGGATGGAATTTCATGATGCAGTCAGT GTAGTGAAGGTGTTCTCCAAATACAAGGACATACTGGTGACGGCCGAGAAACGAATGTTACCACCAGACCAGGCGGAGAAGCCATGGAAGAATGGGCTCATCACCTTCGCGGCTTTCCTCATCTTTCGGAGTTTTTCTCTGTTGTTGTTTATCATACTCCTCCCATTCACTCAGAACGGGTCCATCAAATTCTGGGTTGCTTGTGCCCTGTCCGCCCTAGCTCTAGCCATTCCCAGCTTGGCCAAAGCCAAGATTGCTGGTCAAAACTATGTCCTCTCCATTGCCGGCACCATTTTCAACGGTGTCATTGCTGTTGCTTCCGCTTACTTCATAGGCTGGGCTCTTCTTCAATGA